The Bacillota bacterium DNA segment GACAGAATCTTGTTTCCGCAAAAAGGAACCATTCTGCTGGATGGATTAAATCTTAAGGAGATGAAAAGGCTGGAAGTCGCCAGAAAAATGGGGTACATTCCCCAGAGGGCTTTACTGGCCTTTCCTGTGACAGTTTTCGAAGTGGTCCTAATGGGACGGCATCCTCACGCCGGCTGGAAAACTAGTGAGCGAGATATAGAAAAAGTGCTGGAAGTGCTCCAATTGCTGAAGATAGAGGACCTTGCCATGCGGGACATAAACGAGCTTAGCGGCGGCCAGCAGCAAAACGTTTTTTTTGCCAAAGCCCTGGCGCAGGAGCCAGAAGTGCTTTTGCTTGATGAACCGACTTCGAATCTCGACATTAAGCACCAGTTGGAGGTAATGGAGATCATTAAAAGCGCGGTGAAAGAAAGAGGTATAACTGCAATAATTTCGCTCCATGACCTCAATTTGGCGGCTAGGTATTCAGACAAAGTGATCCTGATGAAAGAAGGTGGAATTTTCGCGGCAGGTGAACCCCGGTCAGTCCTAACCCGGGAAAACATCAAATTCGTCTACGGTGTCGAGGTTATTGTTGTGGAAGAATTTGACGTGCCCTGGATCATTCCTCTTGCACCGATTCGCGATGAAAGAGGGTAGTAACAAAAACTTAGTAGCTAATAAGGGTGGTCGGCTCCGGTAAAAAGACAGATACTCATTTCATTTTCTCCGGAGGTGGAAAAGAAGCGGCATGGAAATGAGCAACTTGATGGCAGCCTCGGCGCTAAACCAAGCCCAAAGAAAAATTAAGGATGATTACAGAAAATATGTCGGTCGGAAAATCTTTTTCATTGTATGTTCGCTCATTTTACTCCTTCTTGTCTCGGGCATATCTGCCATTCTGGGCTCTTACGACATCCCCATATGGGAAGTTTATGTAACAATTTGGCGCGGGCTTTTTCAAACTCTTCAGGCAACCCATGAGATCGTCATCTGGGAGCTTCGGCTGCCCAGGATTCTGCTGGGAATAATCGCGGGGGCCGGGTTTGCCACGGCAGGTGCTGCCCTGCAGGGAATTTTAAAAAACCCCCTTGCCTGTCCCTGGACGGTTGGTATTTCTGCCGGAGCAACCTTTGGCGCAGCAGTAGGGATTCTTTTAGGGGCAGGATTGGTCGGCGGCAAGTATCTAATTATCGGCAATGCCTTCGTTTTTTCGCTGATTCCCACCTTCATTATCCTCGCTTTAACGCGCTACAGGCGTGCAACACCAGAGACGATTGTTCTGGCAGGTATCGCCACTACCTACATGTTTCAAGCGTTTACAACGCTGTTGATGTATTTCAGCGAGTCGGATGCCGTGAGAGAAGCTTATTTCTGGACAGTGGGTTCTCTGGGAAGAGCTTCATGGGAAAATCTTATGCTTCCTTTCATTATTGTGACGGTCGGTTTTATCCTGCTGGTATGGAAATCCAGGGATGTCAATGTGATGAATGCTGGAGACGAAAGTGCAAAAAGTGTGGGCGTTGACGTTGAAAAAACACGGGTCTTCATCCTGGTCGTCGCTTCGTTGATGAGCGCCGGAGTAGTCTCTTTTACCGGGGCTATAGGTTTTATTGGGCTCGTGGCCCCGCATATATGCCGGATGGTTATCGGTAGCGACCATAAATACTTGATCCCTGCCTCAGCGGTTTTCGGGGGTGTGTTGCTGTTAAGCGCGGATACAATTGCCCGGACAATTATGGCCCCCATAGTCCTGCCGGTGGGCATTGTCACGGCGTTCATGGGAGGGCCACTGTTTTTCTATCTGATCATAAAGAGGAGGAGGGATTACTGGCAGGCCTGAGTTTAAAAAACAAAAAGGAAGATTGCATAGCTTTGAGCACCTCTGTTGGGAGATGACCAACGAAACTTCGAAAAAAGGAGAGGTGGTCCAAAGTGGGCAGAGTGTTCAACACCAAATGGCTTGCCCTGGCGGGCGTGGCCATCGCTCTTTTGCTGGTTGTGGGCCTTTTGAACTGGTCAAACCTGTTTGCGCCTAAGGGGAGGGACAAAGCAACTACCTACACGCTGCAAATACTTGGGAATGCCAATGAGGACGGTACTATTGACGAGCATGACATCGAATATCTGAGGGAGATCATTGCCGGGAAGAGACCCAAGACCTCCCTGGCGGATGCCAATAACGACGGAGTAATCGACGAAAAGGACATAAAGCAGGTAAAGAAGCTGATCGGGGAGGAAGCGGAGGAGCTTTTCGTTCTGGATACTGCTGGTAGAATTGTAAAGATAAAGTTGCCCGTGAAAAAAGTGGTTGCCTTTTCCACTTCTGCTCCAGCCGGAGCCCTTAGAATCCTGGGAAAAGGCGACATGATCATCGCCATCAACGGGATGATCACCGGCGACCCCTTTTACCCGGAACACCAGGGCAAACCGGCAGTAGGGTGGCCGGAGCCGAACTATGAAGCAATTGTGAACCTCAATCCAGACCTCGTAATTGCTTCTGCAAACCCGGCTTACGCCTTTGAGGTAGTTGAAAAGATGAAGCCCTTCGGCATAGCAGTAGTGCAGCTGGACCTGGGTGGTAAGCCTGAGAAGTATCTGGAAGAACTGAGGACTTTGAGCTGGATAATGGGAGGAAAGGAAAGAGCGGAAGAGTTTATTAAGTGGAGCCGGTCCTATGTTGATTTTGTCAGGCAGAGGTTAAGCCAATTAAAGCCTGAAGAAAGAAAGAGCGTTTACTACGAATTTATCGGCGATTATCAGGTTATGGGGAGAGCTGATGGCATAATTCAAGGTGCTGGAGGGGTAAACGTTTTTGCCGAACTTTTTGAGGGCGACTATCTGGAGCACCGCAATTTTACTGTCGACGCTGAAGAGGTAATTCGCAAAAATCCGGACGTGATTATAAAGGATCCTCATATCGGTTTTAAATGGTCGGGTTACGCCCGGGGAGTCCTTAAACACATGGAAGAGTTGAAAAAAGAACTGATGGCCCGGCCTGGCTGGAGTGAATTAAAAGCCGTGAAGAATGGAAACGTCTACATAATTTCCCGTGAGGTCGGAAATGAGCGCACCCTTTCCATTGTCCTATTGTCCAAGTTGCTGTATCCCGATCTGTTCCAGGATGTGGATGAAAGTGCCGTATTGAAAGAATTTCTAGAGCGCTTCCACGGGCGGAAATATGAAGATTATGCCGTGTATATCTACCCCCTCAGCAAAAAGTAGGAGTAAGGAGGGTTTTTATATGAGATTTGAGCAGGAAGAACTTGAGGTTATACGCGCACGGTGGAACCAGAGCGGCGAGATTTATGACGAGATAGATGCTCACGGAGTAAAATCTCCGGAAGAGACAGAGCTGTGGAAAAAGATCCTTGGGTGTTTGGGAGATGGTAGCCTTTCCGTACTGGACGTCGGCACCGGAACGGGATTTATCGCTTGCCTCCTCGCCGAGATGGGTCACCGGGTGACAGCTGTCGATTGGTCCGAGGCAATGCTGGCACGGGCCGAAGAAAAGGCCCGGCAGAAAAAATTGGCAATCTCTCTCGCTTTAGCTGAAACAGAGAATCTACCTTTTGCGGCGGAGACTTTTGATGCCGTCGTGGCCCGGCATTTGCTCTGGACCCTGACTGACCCGCAGCAAGCCCTCAACGAGTGGTTCAGGGTGCTGAAACCCGGAGGGCAGGTGATGGCCGACTATTCACACTGCTCTCCAGACATGCTTGGCAAACATTATCCGGTGGAAATTGGGGAAAAACTACCGCTGGCCAAAAACATCGAGCCGGGGGAACTGGCCGCTTACTTTACCAGGGCCGGTTTCGTTGACGTTCGGGTAGAGGAGCTTCCGCGGACTTCCCGGCACACCCGGACGACTTATCTCGTTTGCGGGTTCAAGGGTTCCCCGGCATGAGCTGGTGTGCCCGGGGAACAGGGCTATCCTCCGGAAAGAAGGGAAAAGATAAAAATGCACCAGGCTGAGGGACCAGGGGGCAATTTATCGGACCGGCAGGGTTGCAAGGAGACATTGCCGGTCGCAAATAATCAAACTCTCTTGATACCGAGGAGGGGATATTGATGAATTTTATAATGTATCGGAATACTACCCATCTGGTGGGACAGGGTCACGAAGGATGGATTGATGCTGCGAGGACGCATTACCACGCCGGTCATCCTGTAGAGGTGTTTTTTAAGTGGGGACATGACATGAAGCCTGACGGGTTGCCTCAAAAAGAAAGGCTAACTGCCTATGTTTTCGACCCCGAGGGGAATCGGAAGGAACTAAGTATTAATGAGCATGATGAGGAAGCCTATGCCATTTCGTTTATCCCGGAACAGGAGGGCTTTTACCAGATTGTTGTAGAAACAAGCGGAATTTTAACAATCACGGCAGACGGCAAACACCTGCTTTTACCGAAGAAGGACTGCGACAATCCTTCAGAGTCATTTGCCTTTACGCAGTTCGCGAGGGCAATATTGCCTGTGGGCCATGATTTAGAAGGCAAAGTGGAACGCGTGGGGAACGCTCTGGAACTGGTGCCGCTCCAGTGGAAAACGTGGAAAGCCGGGGATGTCATAAACTTACAGGTTCTTTACCAGGAAAAGCCTGTAGCTGGAGCCACAGTTAACCTTATATCTGCTGATTTACTTGGTGCTGGTGAGCCTTTAGCAAAAGAAACTGGGGAGGACGGTTGTGCAGGTTTTACTTTACACCAACCGGGGAATTACCTGCTTTTGGTCCGGCATGTGGACCATACTGAACGTAAAGAAGGTTATTACGATCAGCGCCGTTTGACAGCCACTTTACCGTTAATTGTAACCCGATGAACCGGGAGGTATTGCCGTGCTTGAGGAAAAGTTGCGCAATTTTGAGCCACCGGTAGATGGAAACCCTCTGGTGGAAATGGCCAGGGGATATCAGGAGTCTTTACTTCTGTATCAGGCTTTTAAAACAAGGGTATTTGACGCTCTGGCTGATGGGCCAAAAAACGCTGAAACAGTGGCTCGGGAAATTGGAGGTGTTCCCGAACGCGTCGTTTTGGTGTTAGATGCGCTGGTGGCTCTGGGGCTTGTTGAGAAAAGAGGGTATACCTATACCAATTCTGAAGTTGCTCAAACATTTCTTTCCTCCCGAAGCAAATTTTATCAGGGTGATCTGCTCGATCTTCAGCTTTCTCCCGACCGGCGCCGCCGATGGGAAAACGTCATCGATTGGTTAAAAGGAGAGGAAGTGGAACGAAATGAGAAACCTGATGAAGTGTTTAACCCCTCCTTCATCCGGGCGATGGCGCAGGCCGCGCTGGGGCATAAAGGATTTAAAGAAACCATTTTAGCAATTGCCAATCACAGTTCCTTTCAGTCAGCGCAGCGGCTTTTGGACCTGGGTGGAGGGCATGGCCTTTATGCTATTGCCCTGAAGCAACTTAAGCCAGAATTGGAGGCAATAGTCTTCGATCTTCCCCACGTAGAGCAGGTAACTCAAGAGTATTCCCGCCAGTACAATACGGAGGTTGTCTTCGTGGGAGGCGACTTTTATAAAGACGAGCTTCCTGCGGAGCAGGACATCGTTCTGGC contains these protein-coding regions:
- a CDS encoding ABC transporter ATP-binding protein; this encodes MAKLEVKDVEFSYACDPVIQGVCLSVSEGEVLCIVGPNGAGKSTLLKCIDRILFPQKGTILLDGLNLKEMKRLEVARKMGYIPQRALLAFPVTVFEVVLMGRHPHAGWKTSERDIEKVLEVLQLLKIEDLAMRDINELSGGQQQNVFFAKALAQEPEVLLLDEPTSNLDIKHQLEVMEIIKSAVKERGITAIISLHDLNLAARYSDKVILMKEGGIFAAGEPRSVLTRENIKFVYGVEVIVVEEFDVPWIIPLAPIRDERG
- a CDS encoding methyltransferase domain-containing protein, which codes for MLEEKLRNFEPPVDGNPLVEMARGYQESLLLYQAFKTRVFDALADGPKNAETVAREIGGVPERVVLVLDALVALGLVEKRGYTYTNSEVAQTFLSSRSKFYQGDLLDLQLSPDRRRRWENVIDWLKGEEVERNEKPDEVFNPSFIRAMAQAALGHKGFKETILAIANHSSFQSAQRLLDLGGGHGLYAIALKQLKPELEAIVFDLPHVEQVTQEYSRQYNTEVVFVGGDFYKDELPAEQDIVLAFDILYTVPAQAEKVWTKVYRALKPGSYLFTKHWLLDDTRTRPKRAVLAALDWGHFYSLQEMKEILTNIGYQIEGSTPVGDSTLFIARKEGTDASGASSGL
- a CDS encoding ABC transporter substrate-binding protein; the encoded protein is MGRVFNTKWLALAGVAIALLLVVGLLNWSNLFAPKGRDKATTYTLQILGNANEDGTIDEHDIEYLREIIAGKRPKTSLADANNDGVIDEKDIKQVKKLIGEEAEELFVLDTAGRIVKIKLPVKKVVAFSTSAPAGALRILGKGDMIIAINGMITGDPFYPEHQGKPAVGWPEPNYEAIVNLNPDLVIASANPAYAFEVVEKMKPFGIAVVQLDLGGKPEKYLEELRTLSWIMGGKERAEEFIKWSRSYVDFVRQRLSQLKPEERKSVYYEFIGDYQVMGRADGIIQGAGGVNVFAELFEGDYLEHRNFTVDAEEVIRKNPDVIIKDPHIGFKWSGYARGVLKHMEELKKELMARPGWSELKAVKNGNVYIISREVGNERTLSIVLLSKLLYPDLFQDVDESAVLKEFLERFHGRKYEDYAVYIYPLSKK
- a CDS encoding class I SAM-dependent methyltransferase: MRFEQEELEVIRARWNQSGEIYDEIDAHGVKSPEETELWKKILGCLGDGSLSVLDVGTGTGFIACLLAEMGHRVTAVDWSEAMLARAEEKARQKKLAISLALAETENLPFAAETFDAVVARHLLWTLTDPQQALNEWFRVLKPGGQVMADYSHCSPDMLGKHYPVEIGEKLPLAKNIEPGELAAYFTRAGFVDVRVEELPRTSRHTRTTYLVCGFKGSPA
- a CDS encoding DUF4198 domain-containing protein, encoding MNFIMYRNTTHLVGQGHEGWIDAARTHYHAGHPVEVFFKWGHDMKPDGLPQKERLTAYVFDPEGNRKELSINEHDEEAYAISFIPEQEGFYQIVVETSGILTITADGKHLLLPKKDCDNPSESFAFTQFARAILPVGHDLEGKVERVGNALELVPLQWKTWKAGDVINLQVLYQEKPVAGATVNLISADLLGAGEPLAKETGEDGCAGFTLHQPGNYLLLVRHVDHTERKEGYYDQRRLTATLPLIVTR
- a CDS encoding iron ABC transporter permease → MSNLMAASALNQAQRKIKDDYRKYVGRKIFFIVCSLILLLLVSGISAILGSYDIPIWEVYVTIWRGLFQTLQATHEIVIWELRLPRILLGIIAGAGFATAGAALQGILKNPLACPWTVGISAGATFGAAVGILLGAGLVGGKYLIIGNAFVFSLIPTFIILALTRYRRATPETIVLAGIATTYMFQAFTTLLMYFSESDAVREAYFWTVGSLGRASWENLMLPFIIVTVGFILLVWKSRDVNVMNAGDESAKSVGVDVEKTRVFILVVASLMSAGVVSFTGAIGFIGLVAPHICRMVIGSDHKYLIPASAVFGGVLLLSADTIARTIMAPIVLPVGIVTAFMGGPLFFYLIIKRRRDYWQA